A single genomic interval of Aulosira sp. FACHB-615 harbors:
- a CDS encoding aminotransferase class I/II-fold pyridoxal phosphate-dependent enzyme, translating into MREIQRQKISAKAQQFTESVIREMTRLAVQYGAVNLAQGFPDFSCPLELKQAAYQAIEADVNQYAITWGDKAFREAIASKVRWYLGLEINPETQITVTCGSTEAMAAVMLATIDPGDEVIVFEPYYENYGPDAILAGATPRYITLHPPDWRFDETQLRQAFNNKTKAIIINTPHNPTGKVFTREELTIIAELCQKWDVLAFTDEIYEHILYDGNQHIALATLPGMEERTITINGLSKTYSVTGWRVGYIVTTPALTGAIRKVHDFLTVGAPAPLQRAGVAAMQLPPSYYEELAKLYHQKRDNLLSILDQAGIPYFVPQGAYYIFAEIAKFGYKTDIEFTNYLIKEIGVAVVPGSSFFSQPEKGNSFIRFCFSKKTDTLQSAGERLVKLTAKINL; encoded by the coding sequence GTGAGAGAAATTCAGCGTCAAAAAATCTCTGCGAAAGCGCAACAATTTACAGAATCTGTAATTCGAGAAATGACTCGATTAGCTGTCCAATATGGTGCAGTGAATTTAGCGCAGGGATTTCCTGATTTTTCCTGTCCGTTAGAGTTGAAACAAGCAGCTTATCAAGCAATTGAAGCTGATGTTAATCAATATGCAATTACTTGGGGAGACAAAGCATTTCGAGAAGCGATCGCGAGTAAAGTTAGGTGGTATTTAGGTCTAGAAATTAATCCAGAAACACAAATCACTGTCACCTGTGGTTCTACAGAAGCAATGGCAGCTGTGATGTTAGCAACTATTGATCCAGGTGATGAAGTAATTGTCTTTGAACCTTATTACGAAAACTACGGGCCTGATGCAATTCTCGCAGGGGCAACACCCCGATACATCACGCTACATCCCCCTGATTGGAGATTTGATGAAACTCAGTTACGTCAAGCTTTTAACAACAAAACCAAAGCAATTATTATTAATACTCCACACAATCCGACAGGTAAAGTTTTTACTCGTGAAGAACTAACCATAATTGCTGAACTTTGTCAAAAGTGGGATGTTCTAGCTTTCACAGATGAAATTTACGAACACATTCTCTATGACGGCAATCAACATATTGCCCTAGCGACACTTCCGGGAATGGAAGAACGCACAATTACTATCAATGGTCTTTCTAAAACATACAGCGTGACTGGCTGGCGTGTTGGCTATATTGTGACAACACCAGCATTAACAGGAGCTATCAGAAAAGTTCATGACTTTCTCACTGTAGGCGCACCTGCACCATTGCAACGAGCCGGAGTTGCTGCCATGCAACTACCGCCATCCTATTATGAAGAACTTGCTAAACTTTATCATCAAAAAAGAGACAATCTGTTATCAATTTTAGATCAGGCAGGTATTCCTTATTTTGTACCGCAAGGCGCTTACTATATATTTGCTGAAATTGCCAAATTTGGTTACAAAACAGATATTGAATTTACTAATTATTTAATTAAAGAAATTGGGGTGGCTGTTGTTCCTGGTTCTAGCTTTTTCAGTCAACCAGAAAAAGGCAATTCATTCATCCGCTTTTGTTTTAGTAAAAAAACCGATACCTTGCAATCAGCCGGAGAAAGATTAGTGAAATTGACAGCTAAAATTAACCTCTGA
- a CDS encoding ABC transporter permease produces MKTTRDRSLTLGQSALAFSNNKSKNISSLPNQISWEKRIIQLAIQITPLVVILLVWEIGTGAFNISPFIEPALVGKPSLIVQQIWQLLSSGSIFQHIFVTFQEAMTGLVLAMTGGVSLGIILAYSPSGAKITLPYVQIFNSLPRIALAPFFIVWFGIGLLSKVLLAALAAFFPIFFTTYQGLQSIERELVSAFQVMGANRWQMLYMVVLPSVLSWVIAGIRTSLGMALVGALVAEYIGSTQGLGYLLMSAQGTLNVDQAWAILVVLAFISVLLDWGVRVLEAYVLRWRPNPQEL; encoded by the coding sequence ATGAAAACCACCCGCGATCGCAGCTTAACCCTGGGACAATCTGCTCTTGCTTTTAGTAACAATAAATCAAAAAATATCAGTTCTCTTCCTAATCAAATTAGTTGGGAAAAACGCATCATACAACTAGCCATCCAAATCACACCATTGGTTGTCATTTTACTGGTGTGGGAAATCGGCACAGGTGCATTTAATATTTCTCCCTTTATTGAACCAGCACTTGTTGGTAAACCTAGTTTGATTGTGCAGCAGATATGGCAACTACTATCTAGCGGGAGTATATTTCAACATATTTTTGTGACGTTTCAAGAGGCAATGACTGGACTAGTTTTAGCCATGACTGGCGGTGTAAGTCTGGGAATAATTTTAGCATATTCACCATCAGGAGCTAAAATCACCCTTCCTTACGTTCAGATATTTAATTCCTTACCAAGAATTGCTTTAGCGCCATTTTTTATTGTTTGGTTTGGCATTGGATTACTCTCAAAAGTATTATTGGCAGCTTTAGCCGCGTTTTTTCCAATATTTTTTACAACATATCAAGGACTCCAAAGTATTGAACGCGAGTTAGTTTCTGCATTTCAAGTGATGGGGGCAAATCGCTGGCAAATGTTGTATATGGTTGTATTACCTTCAGTGCTGAGTTGGGTAATTGCGGGGATTCGTACTAGTTTAGGTATGGCATTGGTTGGTGCTTTAGTGGCTGAGTATATCGGTTCAACCCAGGGATTGGGTTATTTGTTAATGTCAGCCCAGGGAACTTTAAACGTTGATCAAGCCTGGGCAATATTGGTAGTTTTGGCATTTATTAGCGTTTTACTCGATTGGGGTGTGCGCGTTTTAGAAGCTTATGTTTTACGCTGGCGACCCAATCCCCAAGAACTGTAA